A genome region from Gadus chalcogrammus isolate NIFS_2021 chromosome 7, NIFS_Gcha_1.0, whole genome shotgun sequence includes the following:
- the LOC130385881 gene encoding heart- and neural crest derivatives-expressed protein 1-like, whose protein sequence is MNVIGSYQHHHLMHETFPFVPRCAQEPYLHSWGPQAYPAEAVYGGPPGGHDAPLEGLSARGGTRRPPGPKKERRRTESINTAFAELRERIPNVPADTKLSKIKTLRLATSYISYLMDVLAADCGHADGFKADIKKFDNRETKRKRELSDGLQESAAGEKRLKGRTGWPQQVWALELNP, encoded by the exons ATGAACGTGATCGGCAGCTACCAGCATCACCACCTCATGCACGAGACCTTCCCATTCGTCCCGCGGTGCGCCCAGGAGCCCTACCTCCACAGCTGGGGCCCCCAGGCCTACCCGGCCGAGGCCGTGTAcggggggcccccggggggccaCGACGCCCCGCTGGAGGGGCTGTCGGCCCGTGGCGGCACGCGCCGGCCACCGGGGCCCAAGAAGGAGCGACGGCGGACAGAGAGCATCAACACGGCCTTCGCGGAGCTCCGCGAGCGGATCCCCAACGTGCCCGCGGACACCAAGCTGTCAAAGATCAAGACGCTGCGGCTGGCCACCAGCTACATCTCCTACCTGATGGACGTGCTGGCCGCGGACTGCGGCCACGCCGATGGCTTCAAGGCGGACATCAAGAAGTTCGACAACCGAGAAACCAAGCGCAAGCGAGAACTG AGCGACGGGCTGCAGGAGTCGGCGGCGGGGGAGAAGCGTCTGAAGGGCCGGACGGGCTGGCCGCAGCAGGTCTGGGCGCTGGAGCTC